A region of Deltaproteobacteria bacterium PRO3 DNA encodes the following proteins:
- a CDS encoding integration host factor subunit beta, with amino-acid sequence MNKSELIEIISEKGNIPKKRAEEVVNLVFDSMTEALVKGDRIEIRGFGSFVNRDYGSYTGRNPRTGESIQVQPKKLPFFKVGKELKERVDGKPAAPSGSSSSGSDVSRGGEAAVHPASH; translated from the coding sequence ATGAATAAATCCGAGTTGATCGAAATCATTTCGGAAAAAGGCAATATCCCGAAAAAGCGAGCGGAAGAAGTCGTCAATCTCGTCTTCGATTCGATGACCGAGGCCCTCGTCAAGGGAGATCGTATTGAAATTCGCGGCTTTGGCAGCTTCGTCAACCGCGATTACGGCTCCTACACCGGTCGGAACCCCCGCACCGGCGAGTCCATCCAGGTCCAGCCCAAAAAACTTCCCTTCTTCAAGGTGGGAAAAGAGCTGAAAGAAAGGGTCGACGGCAAACCCGCGGCCCCCTCCGGCTCCTCCTCGTCCGGTTCGGACGTCTCGCGTGGCGGCGAGGCGGCCGTTCATCCCGCTTCGCATTGA